TTTTTTCCCAGGTGTGCATTGTGGATTTTGAGTGCTTTCCTTTAGAAGGCTTTGCAGTTTTAGGTGGTGGTTAGTATTTGAATGGACTTCATGTTGGAGATGAGAAAGCAGATAAAAAGCACAAGCACTAGCAGCTTAATATTTTAAGAAATGGTAGTGGATGAGGGAAAGAATTGAAAATAATTCTCCCAGCCATGATGCTGAAGATAGGATGTATTAAATCTAAGGAGTATTCCTGGCAAGTTCCTATACTGGAAGTGTAAAGAATAGTTTGTCCAATTCCAAGAGCATGAATAGGAACGTTGCTGGAGATTCTACATCACTGGTACTTGTCATGGATTTTTTTCCGGCTTTTATTAAGGTTAggcattttcttctgttttatgtctctattttcttttgccttttcagGCTCTGAGTTTCTGATTCCCATCACTGGATATTATTGCCAGCTCTGTCATGAATTTTTCGGAGATCAAATCTCAGGAGAGCAACATGTGAAAAGTCATCCCCACAATGAGAAATACAAGGTTGGTACCTGCTGTACCAGCAGTGAGCCATTCCTTGGTTAAcctctgattctctctcttttccttccctttgaAATAATACTTGCCTCATGGTTGAGTAGTGTGACCTTTTACTACTTAACAAATTAAACACACTAAGAACAAGAAATAGAATTTACCAGCTTATATAGAGGCTCGTTCATCTGtgtggtactgaagtcaggctttaATCCCAGTGCTGACTTTCAAACATTTCAGTAGAATATAGGAtgtaattttaatgttttcttagCATTGAGTTGCAGAATTCTGGGTGTGAAACCCTTATTTCCTGTTTCTTGGTAGGAAGAAGATCTCTATTCTCCTAACAATGTTGAACTGGCAAGTCAGAACCGTTGTAGAGCAAAGTTTTATTTCTTTAGTAACAGCTGCTGAGATTGTGCCATTTCTTTTCACAGAAACATGTGGATGAGAATCCACTCTATGAAGAGAGGAGAAACCTGGACCGTCAGGCTGGGTTGGCTGTGGTCCTGGAAACAGAGCGCAGGCGACAGAACGAGATGAAACGGAAACTGGGAGAAAAGCAAAAAGAGGAGAAAGATGAGAAGAAGGCAAAAGtggcaaaaaaagaagaaacaaagagcactccagagctgggagaaggggttAGTGAAACTGGTAGTACTCAGGCCAAAATGGATACTGCTGGGCGGAAACTTGGTATTAAGCTTAAATtgaagaaggaagaaaagaaggaagagaagaaggaagagaagaaggaggactcaaaaaaggaagagaagaaagaagaaaaaaaggaagagaagaaggaggactCGAAAAAGGAATCGCCAACTCAATCTTCCTTTGGAAAGTTCAGCTGGAAAAAGAATGAGCGAGAGGATAAAAATCAAGGAGCAGTTGCAGCTCCCCCAAAGGAGGAGAGTGTTGAAGGAAGTAAAGATAAGGAGGAGGGCAAGTCTCAATCTGGGAAACCCCATGCCAAGCCCATTGAAATTAAACTCTCTGGGAAGACGGTTATACCACACACTAGCCCCTGGACGCCAGTCGCTTCCACTTCAACACAAGCAAAAATTCGACCCAATCTGCCAGTCCCTACCATGATTTTCAGGAAGTCTGCAACTGCAACAGTAAGCAAACCAGCACCTTTGAACACTTTTTTGTCTATAAAATCCTCTGGTGCCACCACCAAACCACTACCTGTGGTGAAAGAATCCAATGCAGATGTTCTGCTGCCTCCAGATATAATCTCAAAAGCgtttgggggagaggaggtaaTTTTGAAAGGGGCACAGGAGGATATGAAAGTGCCAGAGAAGAATGAATCATCTGAAAAGccacctccccctccaccctcaaTTCCACCCCAAGCTAAACAGACAGCAGTCATCCCAGCAGATGAAGTGGCACCAGGGGTATCTGAGAGTGACCAGGAAATGCTGGCAATGCTGGTGcgcccccctccaccaccaccttctACTGTTTTTAGTGAGCAGGCTAAAAAAATAGAGAAACGGAACTCTTGTCTGGCCACTGCAAATGCTAAAGACCTCTATGATATCTTCTACAGTAATGGTGGAAAGAATTCATCTGATAGCAAACTTGCAAGTTCTCCAGTTCCAAATGGAGATAACCTTAACATAGCAAAAACAGAGAGAAGCACAGACATGCCAGCAAACTCTAAACCAAGTAACAGTCCATCTTCCATGAAAGAAACTTTCCAGAATATAGCTGCTTATTCAGAGATTAGTCAGGTCCACTCAGATGGGGGGGCCTCAGAACCTGAGAAAGTAGAAGTCCAGGAGACTTCAACACCCTATACAGAAAAGAGCACTGAAATCCCAAACAGGGGTCGGGGGGAGGTGAGCTATGAATCCCAAAATGTTCTTGGATCAGACTTTCAAGCCAAATCCAGAGAGGAGGAAATCACACAGTCTAAAGATCAAGCAGCAATTGCTTCAGTTCCTTGGGAGACTGAGGTAGAAATGGAAACTATTGATCAGGCAGAAATTAGTAAGAAAACACCAGACCCTCAGATGCCAGAAGTGTCAGTCACACAGTCGTCAGAAATTAAAACTGTCACTCATGTCCAGAAAGCTATAGAAATGAGAGAGATGGGTAGAACAAGTGGAGAACAAGAGGCCTGCCAGGAATCCCAAGATCCACAAATAATTGAGGTCCAAGGGAAAAccagagaggagaagagagacagTACTGTGGATACCAAAGCAGATGTATCTAATACTTCTAAAAAAGATATAGAGATGGAAGACTCAGAATTAACAGGAGCTCAGTTTGAACTTAGTCTCAGACACCCACGGAACCAGTTACCTGAAAGACCCAATAAAATCCACAAGGTGGGAGATCCCAGTTTAACAGAGAAAAAATTAAGTGATGACAGCTGTAAAACTAATACAGAAATTGACAGCCCAGAGTTGCCATATGTTCAGAGTGAATTGGTTCCTGAACGACTAGACACATCAGGTAAAGTCAGTGAGGAAAAAGTTTCAGTAGCGATAGTGATAGAACATGATGCATCCTTACAAGGTGtaaaactggaaaatgtagacTTGGAAAGGTCTCAGTCAGCAGTTATTGATGAAGCCCTCCAGACTTCAGAGATCCAAAATAGGGTTTCAGAATTGACAGCAAAATGCCCAAGTGAATTGGACTCCTCCCAAACTAGTAATAAAAACGAACAGGTCATCTTGGTTAGTTCTCAGTCACAAAGTAGTCAGGAACTACCATATACTCAAACGGTAGATAATCCAGAAATAAACAATGGTTCTAATGAAGTCAACGTCTCTGTCACGTGTTTCACCAATGTAGAAATGAAAAATAGCATATTAGTGGTACAAGAAGAGCTCAGGCATGAACATTCAAGCTGTGTGACGTTAGACAGCCACCACCAGGAGCAGGGTGTCACAGAGCTAGTCAGCGCCTGCACTGCAAACACTCTTGAACCCAATTCCAGCTTAGAATTAATGTATGATGTTGAAAATAATACATTGAGAGGCCCTGAATCAGATATAAAGTTAGGGAAttttactgcagaaaaagatgCATTAGAAATAGGAGGTGTTGACTTTTCTAGTGCTCAATCTGATATGGTTCAAGAGCCACTAGATGCTCTACCAGCAGACTTCAGTATGGGTCGTCTTGGAGGAGGGACCCTTACCCACACAGAAATAAATCAAGAGGTCTTAAGTACCTCAGCAGCTAATGACTTTGACCTTAACACCACTTACTCAGAATTTAGCTTTGAACAATCAGAAACTCTCACGCTAAATTTTAATATGGAAAATGAGAAAGATTCCTTAAAGCCAGAAGATGTGAAACCTAGTGACACTCCCATCCTGAAAGCAGAGTTGGAGTTAGAAAGCATTGATTTCAGTTTGGGGGACATTGAAGTGGAACGTGAACATCTTGGTATCCTAACAGCAGGAATTCTAAATGAGGATACTGAAGATCTCCCCAAATTAGAAACCATTGCATCCATCGAGCTGGAGCCCAGCAAAACCAGTGAACTGAGCATTGAGCAGCCAGTGGATGAACCAGAGATTATTGATTTTGTTGCATTAACTTCTGGTGATCAAGAAGACAAATTTTGCACCCTGATCTCTGAATCAGCTGTCCCACACCTTGAGTCACGCTTATCAAATAGTGACACTACAGAAGTGGGCATGCCAGTTCTAGAAATACAGGGCATTCCTCCAATCTCTGAGATCCTTCTGCAAGTGGAGGAGAGCAAAGATAGCACAGCAGACATTTCTGAAATGCCATCATTGAGCTGTGATGGAGACAGTGTGGAAAACCAGGCTGCTGGATGCATTGAAACTGTCCTCCCAGAGCTCAAGGAAACACCTGCAAAGGAGGACAATGGATTGTGCATTGTTCAGAGCAAGACAAAAACTGCTGACAGTAGTTTGGAAGCTAACAAGTTAGCTTCAGTAACTGCTGAAAGCTCAGCAGAGAGCCCAGTGGGTTGAAATGGACCCAGCCAGTCTCAATATTTGAGGAGCCAGTGCTGGGATTTTGTTATGTatattctttgtttcagtttaatATGGGAGTATTTTGCATCCTACAGTAGATACTGACTAAAGCTTACACTTGTTTTACCAAAAACCAGACGCACACTTTATTCTGTACATACTGGATTGTGTAAAGTgtttttcttgtgaaatttcACCTATTTCTTTTCTGTACTCTGCCATTAAAATGGAATCTCATAATGTGTgatttggttgtttttgttttttttgtcttttattcttTACCATTTTTGGATGGTTTCCAGTTCACACGTTTCCATCAGTAACATTCCATGACTAGCCTGTGAGACAAGCTCAAGAAAACCCATTCAGAACTTAAGGAAACGGACACTCTTGCAGAAGAATTGAAACTAAAAGTTTATTTCAAATGTAATGCATGATTTTGATTGCTTCCATTGTTTGAAATGCAGAAAGTGTGAATAGAGTTGACTTTGTTTCATGTCCTGTGGTTTGTAATTACTGTTGTATTACACCTGTACTTAAATGGTCTCATACTGTATTGTATAAACACATGTGGATACCACCTCACTAAGCAAGGGAGAAAATCTGTCAACTCACTTTTGAAGAAGAAGACTAATCGGTAAGGCTCTGTGGCCTGACACCTGGACCAGACATTTTGAGGTCACTTACATGATTTGAAATGGCCTTTCTTTCATTGTATTGTGATCCAGTAACTATTTGTGTTAAATCATTTAGcagctgccctgctctgaagaaCCAGAAGATCTGAACCCTGGTCTCAGGAATTGGACTCGCTCGGTGTGTCACAGCCGCATACATGCCCACCCTGAATGGTCCCTGAGCCATTAAACCTGTAGTGTGATGGTTTTCATTTGTACAGTTTGTCAAAAATTAAAGCGTTAAAATGTTTGCTTGCATAAATctaacattttttatttgttaaatcatttaaaataaacttatggtgatcaaaaatatatttttctaaattttcattatttaatttCAAATAAGTATTTCATTTTAACCAGCTTTGAAATTCTGCACAGGTGATGAGAGACACAGATGTAACAGCAGTAGAGAAGTAAGtgcttcgagtgattgctcatgtgtattccacaatagatgtgcgtgctcgccatgtgcactggtgctggaaattttccccctagcagtacccgtaggggagtgcCCTAGCAactcctggagtggcgcctccatggcgcagtataaggggggctgtgcgctcccccaccctcagttccttcttgccatcagtgaaggtgctttggaactgatctgctccagctttgctgtaccTCGTCCcaaaaactttttgtttgttcggtgtatggtacctgtagttagtttagtttagctagagcgCCTGGGCTAGGGCGTGCCCTGGATTTTAAGTCGTGCAACACTTGTAGGCGAcctatgccagtgagtgatctgCACATGGACTGTTTACGCTGTTTGGGGGAAACTCATCTCcgcgatcgctgcaagatttgcaagtcgtttaagcctcggaccaagagAGAACAGGACATCAGGCTCCAggctattctgatggagtcggcgctgacCCCGGCTCCAGGGCGCTGCTCTGAGTCGGCACTAGGCACCTTGGTGTCGGTGCATGGTGAACCTTCAGCGCCACTGACTAGTCGGCACCGTTCTACGTCCACGGGGCATGCCAAGAAGGGTAGGAAGAGGCCGCCTTTGCCGCGGCATGGGAGTAAACCCaggacagaggctagacccatgttgggcagtcctcgaTCCCCACCGGCCTCTAGGCCTCTGACTCAAGTCAAGTGGAGTAGCCCAGCCCATTTGGAGCAGGCCTCCCTGGATGTCCGGATGCCCTCCACActggaggccctgcaggcggccTGGGATGTTATGTCGGCCCCACACTCTAAAGGCAAGCCGCTGCTGGGATCTCCGCAGTCGCCCCTGGCTTGGTACCGGTCTCGGTTGAGGGAACGTTCCCGATGCTGTTTGCCACCCAGCATCCGTTCAGGGCAAAGTCCATGTGGATCGCCCTCGACGCCCACTaggctgtctggttgggttccgTCTGACTGAGACTCTTGGCTCCACTCCGCCTCGAGGAGCAAACAACGATGGAACCGAGGCAGATGACACCAAAGGTCCTCATCTCGGAGAGGCTACGCAGCTGGTCACAGCATGAACGTCGACGTCGTTCCCGTTCATCATCTTGCTCCAGGACCTTGCCACGGCACCGCCTCCACAGCCCCAGGCGTCGATCACCGGCATCTTGCCATCACGGGTCCGCCTGCTGGAGCTGATCGCGGAACAGCTGTTACCAACGGTGCCGGTCCTCCATGTTGGGATTGTGGTCCCATGGTCGGCATCGCTCCCGGAGCCGCTGCTCCTCCCGGTCCAGGGACAGTGGCAGGTCGTATGTCAGCCCAACCTCCCTTTGTAGTCGTCCATCGATGGGCCAGGCCGAAcagccagctctgccagtgccacaGTAGGTGCAGTGACACCGTGGCCCCTGAGGCAGCCCCCAGTGGGGGCTCGCTTGGTGGCTGGAGCCTCAGAAGGACCatcggcctccctctccagacctccaagggaaggagtcggtgggacgTACATCCTCCACACCATGCCCAGAGACCGACCAGGTGGTGGACCCTCTTGTGCCGGTGGACACAAAGTACCGCTCCGGCCTCCTCACCTTCCCTGGATGAGGCGATTACGGCCTCTCTGTCCCGCAGGAGGACTTTAGGGTCCACTGAAGAGctcttaaaaagggtggcatcaatCCTCCACCTCCaaacagaggagatggaggagcccttggACTCCCTGTTTAATGTACTGTCCTCCTTGGCACCAGtcagggtggccttgcctctccacgaaggggtggcaaaaatttcaaatgccctgtggcaagcCCTGGCCTcattggcccccatctctaagagcgcggaac
The nucleotide sequence above comes from Trachemys scripta elegans isolate TJP31775 chromosome 3, CAS_Tse_1.0, whole genome shotgun sequence. Encoded proteins:
- the ZNF318 gene encoding zinc finger protein 318 isoform X4 translates to MMELFQKPLQSRDDMADGPIFTRGLPCPRGLERYPSHEDPSSSPYIMRHDEDYRNRDVFLHRSDYSPHYGHREELPRGPDRDSDKLRKSSYPPRPEERGREAKRPRYDKDEKMHGMSGDHHGFTLGTRNYRRRSRGRSQSPSYLGEEFRELDRARRKREEEERSRNLNHDLSGSGYVIPGLTNTLQSSETRYLYRPDEAPSMPKKSILKKRVEVEMESPMQLEGFPSSSPSSKDLPLLSSHSSLSQSSSSTPFASEVENFLKRFNTDSVESANKELNDGVYEWSSLPGLPNDNFTFEKKFGNFLSHKEKLDPKSEPADRHTDFLLPHERASQDGSGFSRILGMMADSASAQEKRRRSFPDIEDEEKFLYGDEDEDSKTESSSVQKPPVSCGSEVTNQKVSLPPSPAVKLDSLEESNTEYAKIHDLLKTIGLDIGVAEIGKLAVRTQERLHGKKLASHSPDRRSSDARRLESWEMRRSRSDTRSPESSQQRSASPPGSFQPSKETSSLQKSEYSQSKAVGQEIPACPPEQSVPSVSLIPSAPPAPATLPPASVSQYQIPNYPQFTAAQMPQNYPSPTIAPHGYDAYGHYMAYAASGWSMYPPPQQRNPTLPEAHGLLTMAMPANPTRPNLRVIETVSMGKGAPNIKRGDSVLMHIPITTTTYSKMPLRLATRPLKSTTEKISDEKNRAAQKQKVIEEREKLKNDREARQKKLYYLKTELDRLRKQQGEMLRKKRREKDGHKDPLLAEVNRLQENIMKEISELHKESDAAEKKQSELDKVAQILGINIFEKPRKPSMETKESAEKNSKSENAKGLEKTPFSNKESKTTNEKSRGKSPKPAESSSQSSKHPFQLANIYEYYDAGNHWCKDCNTICGTMFDFFTHMHNKKHRQTLDPYNRPWASKTQSETKQDFVKRIDKITVPAKGSEFLIPITGYYCQLCHEFFGDQISGEQHVKSHPHNEKYKKHVDENPLYEERRNLDRQAGLAVVLETERRRQNEMKRKLGEKQKEEKDEKKAKVAKKEETKSTPELGEGVSETGSTQAKMDTAGRKLGIKLKLKKEEKKEEKKEEKKEDSKKEEKKEEKKEEKKEDSKKESPTQSSFGKFSWKKNEREDKNQGAVAAPPKEESVEGSKDKEEGKSQSGKPHAKPIEIKLSGKTVIPHTSPWTPVASTSTQAKIRPNLPVPTMIFRKSATATVSKPAPLNTFLSIKSSGATTKPLPVVKESNADVLLPPDIISKAFGGEEVILKGAQEDMKVPEKNESSEKPPPPPPSIPPQAKQTAVIPADEVAPGVSESDQEMLAMLVRPPPPPPSTVFSEQAKKIEKRNSCLATANAKDLYDIFYSNGGKNSSDSKLASSPVPNGDNLNIAKTERSTDMPANSKPSNSPSSMKETFQNIAAYSEISQVHSDGGASEPEKVEVQETSTPYTEKSTEIPNRGRGEVSYESQNVLGSDFQAKSREEEITQSKDQAAIASVPWETEVEMETIDQAEISKKTPDPQMPEVSVTQSSEIKTVTHVQKAIEMREMGRTSGEQEACQESQDPQIIEVQGKTREEKRDSTVDTKADVSNTSKKDIEMEDSELTGAQFELSLRHPRNQLPERPNKIHKVGDPSLTEKKLSDDSCKTNTEIDSPELPYVQSELVPERLDTSGKVSEEKVSVAIVIEHDASLQGVKLENVDLERSQSAVIDEALQTSEIQNRVSELTAKCPSELDSSQTSNKNEQVILVSSQSQSSQELPYTQTVDNPEINNGSNEVNVSVTCFTNVEMKNSILVVQEELRHEHSSCVTLDSHHQEQGVTELVSACTANTLEPNSSLELMYDVENNTLRGPESDIKLGNFTAEKDALEIGGVDFSSAQSDMVQEPLDALPADFSMGRLGGGTLTHTEINQEVLSTSAANDFDLNTTYSEFSFEQSETLTLNFNMENEKDSLKPEDVKPSDTPILKAELELESIDFSLGDIEVEREHLGILTAGILNEDTEDLPKLETIASIELEPSKTSELSIEQPVDEPEIIDFVALTSGDQEDKFCTLISESAVPHLESRLSNSDTTEVGMPVLEIQGIPPISEILLQVEESKDSTADISEMPSLSCDGDSVENQAAGCIETVLPELKETPAKEDNGLCIVQSKTKTADSSLEANKLASVTAESSAESPVG
- the ZNF318 gene encoding zinc finger protein 318 isoform X3, which codes for MKRRSPSLRSESSLEQSLRITVGNDRYCIDTPERRRLPDRLGSPVDNLSDMDRDDMADGPIFTRGLPCPRGLERYPSHEDPSSSPYIMRHDEDYRNRDVFLHRSDYSPHYGHREELPRGPDRDSDKLRKSSYPPRPEERGREAKRPRYDKDEKMHGMSGDHHGFTLGTRNYRRRSRGRSQSPSYLGEEFRELDRARRKREEEERSRNLNHDLSGSGYVIPGLTNTLQSSETRYLYRPDEAPSMPKKSILKKRVEVEMESPMQLEGFPSSSPSSKDLPLLSSHSSLSQSSSSTPFASEVENFLKRFNTDSVESANKELNDGVYEWSSLPGLPNDNFTFEKKFGNFLSHKEKLDPKSEPADRHTDFLLPHERASQDGSGFSRILGMMADSASAQEKRRRSFPDIEDEEKFLYGDEDEDSKTESSSVQKPPVSCGSEVTNQKVSLPPSPAVKLDSLEESNTEYAKIHDLLKTIGLDIGVAEIGKLAVRTQERLHGKKLASHSPDRRSSDARRLESWEMRRSRSDTRSPESSQQRSASPPGSFQPSKETSSLQKSEYSQSKAVGQEIPACPPEQSVPSVSLIPSAPPAPATLPPASVSQYQIPNYPQFTAAQMPQNYPSPTIAPHGYDAYGHYMAYAASGWSMYPPPQQRNPTLPEAHGLLTMAMPANPTRPNLRVIETVSMGKGAPNIKRGDSVLMHIPITTTTYSKMPLRLATRPLKSTTEKISDEKNRAAQKQKVIEEREKLKNDREARQKKLYYLKTELDRLRKQQGEMLRKKRREKDGHKDPLLAEVNRLQENIMKEISELHKESDAAEKKQSELDKVAQILGINIFEKPRKPSMETKESAEKNSKSENAKGLEKTPFSNKESKTTNEKSRGKSPKPAESSSQSSKHPFQLANIYEYYDAGNHWCKDCNTICGTMFDFFTHMHNKKHRQTLDPYNRPWASKTQSETKQDFVKRIDKITVPAKGSEFLIPITGYYCQLCHEFFGDQISGEQHVKSHPHNEKYKKHVDENPLYEERRNLDRQAGLAVVLETERRRQNEMKRKLGEKQKEEKDEKKAKVAKKEETKSTPELGEGVSETGSTQAKMDTAGRKLGIKLKLKKEEKKEEKKEEKKEDSKKEEKKEEKKEEKKEDSKKESPTQSSFGKFSWKKNEREDKNQGAVAAPPKEESVEGSKDKEEGKSQSGKPHAKPIEIKLSGKTVIPHTSPWTPVASTSTQAKIRPNLPVPTMIFRKSATATVSKPAPLNTFLSIKSSGATTKPLPVVKESNADVLLPPDIISKAFGGEEVILKGAQEDMKVPEKNESSEKPPPPPPSIPPQAKQTAVIPADEVAPGVSESDQEMLAMLVRPPPPPPSTVFSEQAKKIEKRNSCLATANAKDLYDIFYSNGGKNSSDSKLASSPVPNGDNLNIAKTERSTDMPANSKPSNSPSSMKETFQNIAAYSEISQVHSDGGASEPEKVEVQETSTPYTEKSTEIPNRGRGEVSYESQNVLGSDFQAKSREEEITQSKDQAAIASVPWETEVEMETIDQAEISKKTPDPQMPEVSVTQSSEIKTVTHVQKAIEMREMGRTSGEQEACQESQDPQIIEVQGKTREEKRDSTVDTKADVSNTSKKDIEMEDSELTGAQFELSLRHPRNQLPERPNKIHKVGDPSLTEKKLSDDSCKTNTEIDSPELPYVQSELVPERLDTSGKVSEEKVSVAIVIEHDASLQGVKLENVDLERSQSAVIDEALQTSEIQNRVSELTAKCPSELDSSQTSNKNEQVILVSSQSQSSQELPYTQTVDNPEINNGSNEVNVSVTCFTNVEMKNSILVVQEELRHEHSSCVTLDSHHQEQGVTELVSACTANTLEPNSSLELMYDVENNTLRGPESDIKLGNFTAEKDALEIGGVDFSSAQSDMVQEPLDALPADFSMGRLGGGTLTHTEINQEVLSTSAANDFDLNTTYSEFSFEQSETLTLNFNMENEKDSLKPEDVKPSDTPILKAELELESIDFSLGDIEVEREHLGILTAGILNEDTEDLPKLETIASIELEPSKTSELSIEQPVDEPEIIDFVALTSGDQEDKFCTLISESAVPHLESRLSNSDTTEVGMPVLEIQGIPPISEILLQVEESKDSTADISEMPSLSCDGDSVENQAAGCIETVLPELKETPAKEDNGLCIVQSKTKTADSSLEANKLASVTAESSAESPVG
- the ZNF318 gene encoding zinc finger protein 318 isoform X2 → MSLRVAKDSFKSQLLAQKTEWQPLCPVKAWSINDGTFSKASAKQRRSPSLRSESSLEQSLRITVGNDRYCIDTPERRRLPDRLGSPVDNLSDMDRDDMADGPIFTRGLPCPRGLERYPSHEDPSSSPYIMRHDEDYRNRDVFLHRSDYSPHYGHREELPRGPDRDSDKLRKSSYPPRPEERGREAKRPRYDKDEKMHGMSGDHHGFTLGTRNYRRRSRGRSQSPSYLGEEFRELDRARRKREEEERSRNLNHDLSGSGYVIPGLTNTLQSSETRYLYRPDEAPSMPKKSILKKRVEVEMESPMQLEGFPSSSPSSKDLPLLSSHSSLSQSSSSTPFASEVENFLKRFNTDSVESANKELNDGVYEWSSLPGLPNDNFTFEKKFGNFLSHKEKLDPKSEPADRHTDFLLPHERASQDGSGFSRILGMMADSASAQEKRRRSFPDIEDEEKFLYGDEDEDSKTESSSVQKPPVSCGSEVTNQKVSLPPSPAVKLDSLEESNTEYAKIHDLLKTIGLDIGVAEIGKLAVRTQERLHGKKLASHSPDRRSSDARRLESWEMRRSRSDTRSPESSQQRSASPPGSFQPSKETSSLQKSEYSQSKAVGQEIPACPPEQSVPSVSLIPSAPPAPATLPPASVSQYQIPNYPQFTAAQMPQNYPSPTIAPHGYDAYGHYMAYAASGWSMYPPPQQRNPTLPEAHGLLTMAMPANPTRPNLRVIETVSMGKGAPNIKRGDSVLMHIPITTTTYSKMPLRLATRPLKSTTEKISDEKNRAAQKQKVIEEREKLKNDREARQKKLYYLKTELDRLRKQQGEMLRKKRREKDGHKDPLLAEVNRLQENIMKEISELHKESDAAEKKQSELDKVAQILGINIFEKPRKPSMETKESAEKNSKSENAKGLEKTPFSNKESKTTNEKSRGKSPKPAESSSQSSKHPFQLANIYEYYDAGNHWCKDCNTICGTMFDFFTHMHNKKHRQTLDPYNRPWASKTQSETKQDFVKRIDKITVPAKGSEFLIPITGYYCQLCHEFFGDQISGEQHVKSHPHNEKYKKHVDENPLYEERRNLDRQAGLAVVLETERRRQNEMKRKLGEKQKEEKDEKKAKVAKKEETKSTPELGEGVSETGSTQAKMDTAGRKLGIKLKLKKEEKKEEKKEEKKEDSKKEEKKEEKKEEKKEDSKKESPTQSSFGKFSWKKNEREDKNQGAVAAPPKEESVEGSKDKEEGKSQSGKPHAKPIEIKLSGKTVIPHTSPWTPVASTSTQAKIRPNLPVPTMIFRKSATATVSKPAPLNTFLSIKSSGATTKPLPVVKESNADVLLPPDIISKAFGGEEVILKGAQEDMKVPEKNESSEKPPPPPPSIPPQAKQTAVIPADEVAPGVSESDQEMLAMLVRPPPPPPSTVFSEQAKKIEKRNSCLATANAKDLYDIFYSNGGKNSSDSKLASSPVPNGDNLNIAKTERSTDMPANSKPSNSPSSMKETFQNIAAYSEISQVHSDGGASEPEKVEVQETSTPYTEKSTEIPNRGRGEVSYESQNVLGSDFQAKSREEEITQSKDQAAIASVPWETEVEMETIDQAEISKKTPDPQMPEVSVTQSSEIKTVTHVQKAIEMREMGRTSGEQEACQESQDPQIIEVQGKTREEKRDSTVDTKADVSNTSKKDIEMEDSELTGAQFELSLRHPRNQLPERPNKIHKVGDPSLTEKKLSDDSCKTNTEIDSPELPYVQSELVPERLDTSGKVSEEKVSVAIVIEHDASLQGVKLENVDLERSQSAVIDEALQTSEIQNRVSELTAKCPSELDSSQTSNKNEQVILVSSQSQSSQELPYTQTVDNPEINNGSNEVNVSVTCFTNVEMKNSILVVQEELRHEHSSCVTLDSHHQEQGVTELVSACTANTLEPNSSLELMYDVENNTLRGPESDIKLGNFTAEKDALEIGGVDFSSAQSDMVQEPLDALPADFSMGRLGGGTLTHTEINQEVLSTSAANDFDLNTTYSEFSFEQSETLTLNFNMENEKDSLKPEDVKPSDTPILKAELELESIDFSLGDIEVEREHLGILTAGILNEDTEDLPKLETIASIELEPSKTSELSIEQPVDEPEIIDFVALTSGDQEDKFCTLISESAVPHLESRLSNSDTTEVGMPVLEIQGIPPISEILLQVEESKDSTADISEMPSLSCDGDSVENQAAGCIETVLPELKETPAKEDNGLCIVQSKTKTADSSLEANKLASVTAESSAESPVG